The window CGCGTCCCCCGATGCAGATCATCCTCGCGTCCAGCTCGGCCCGGCGGCGCCAGATTCTGGAGGTGCTGGGCGTTTCGTTCCGGGTGATTTCGCCGTATTTCGTCGAGATCGTCTCCGCGGACCGGCCGGTCGAGGAGGAGGTGCTGGAGTTCGCGCTGCGCAAGGCCTCTTCCGTGGCGCGGGAGCACCCCGGCGCCGTCGTGATCGGCGCGGACACGCTGATCGCCCTGGGGGAAAAGAAAATCGGCAAACCGGCGGATCGGGCCGAAGCGAAGGAGATCCTTCTTGCGCTCAGGGGAAAAAGGCACAGGATCTTCACGGGCGTCGCGATCGTGGACGAGGCCGGGGGTCCCGGGCTGCGCCACGTGGAGCGGGTCGAGGTGAAGATGCGGGGCTATTCCGAAGAAGAAGTCGAGCGATACCTCGACACCGGCGAGTCGCTCGACAAAGCGGGCGCCTATTCGATTCAGGGGGGCGGGCGGAACTTGATCGAATCGATCGAGGGCGATTATCTGGCCGCGGTCGGGCTGCCGCTGAGGCCGATCGCACGCTATCTCCGGAGCCGCGGCGTCCCGCTGCGGGAGGACGTCGAGCAAATCTACGCCGAGAAGCGGTTCCCGAACTGGAGCAGCTTTCCATAGCTTTTGAGCCGGTCGCTCCGGGCCGAACGTGCCGAGGCAGGTAGTCCTCTGTTGAAAGCTCCACTGCCACGAACGCTCGCGCGTCGATCGAGACGGGCTTGTCGCCTCGCCACTGTTGTATCCTCGCTTGCGTCCTGCACGCCAGCCGCGTTCCTGCCTACGGTCGCGAGCGCACCTATCGAGGCGTTCGTGCGGCGCGAGGCCGACCGGATCATCGCGGTCACGCTCGACCGCGAGCGAGCGCACCTGTACCGGATCGAGCTCGCCGATTTTCCCCGCCCGGACGTCCTCGGGTTGAGCATCGGCGGCCGGCGCGTTTACGTCAGTCACTCGCTCGCGCAACTCGCATTCGACAATCCA is drawn from Candidatus Zixiibacteriota bacterium and contains these coding sequences:
- a CDS encoding Maf family protein, translated to MQIILASSSARRRQILEVLGVSFRVISPYFVEIVSADRPVEEEVLEFALRKASSVAREHPGAVVIGADTLIALGEKKIGKPADRAEAKEILLALRGKRHRIFTGVAIVDEAGGPGLRHVERVEVKMRGYSEEEVERYLDTGESLDKAGAYSIQGGGRNLIESIEGDYLAAVGLPLRPIARYLRSRGVPLREDVEQIYAEKRFPNWSSFP